The stretch of DNA CGGAGTATTACGGTCAGCCCAATCCAAACGATAGCTGGGACGACCTCATCGAAAAGGTAGCCAAAGACTATGTCACCTTTGGCGGGTATTGCTTCCAGATCATCCTCAACGAAAATGGCAAGAGCATGAGCCTCTATCACACCGACTTTAGTAAGGTGAGGATAGGAGAGGTGAACGATTTTGGCATCAACCTCAGCTTCTATCTGTCTAACGACTGGCGACGCACGGCAGGCAAGTATGCACCTGTGGCGATAAAAGCCTACGGCAGCGAGGAGATGCAAAAGGGCGTTCCGTATCTGTACTATTACAAAGACTATGCGCCAAGCCTCGACCATTATCCTGTACCGCAATACTACTCGGCGTTGAACTACATCGAAGCGGACGGATTGCTGGGCAAATTCTACCGCAACTCTATTCACAACGGCTTTGTGCCCTCTACCATCATCACTATGCCGAGCAACCCGAGCGAAGATCAGAAGGACCAGTTCCAAACCGATATAGAACGCAGCTATGCGGGTACGAACGGTGCAAACAGCATTGTGGTGCTTTGGGGCGAAAGTCAGGAAGTGAAGCCTGTGGTGACTTCATACACGGCGAGCAACAATGCCGACTTGTACAACAATGTGGATGAAATTATTTTTCAGAAGATTATTTCGGCGCATCGTCTTACATCACCTACCTTGGCGGGGCTGTCGGGTTCGGGCAATCTGTCGGGTAATGCCAATGAAATTATCAACTCGTTTGTACTTTACAACCAGACCGTTATTCACCAGCTTCGCCGACGGATATTGGACACACTCAGCATTTTTACGATCAACAACGGATATAAGAAACTTGAGTTGCGTGACTTGGATATCGTAGGGCAGATTTCTGATAGGGCTATATAAGAATGTGCCAATAGCTGAATCTATCAGCATATTGGCACATTAAAAATATTGGATGCAATTTTTATCTTCTTGGCGGGTTGAGTGGGCGATTAGGTCGATTGGGACGGTCGGGATAATAAAATCCGGCTTTGTCACTGTTTATCTCTACCAGCTTCCCGTTGAGGAAATGTAAAAAATAGTAGTCTGTTGGAATCCTTTCGGCTCCCGGCTCATACTGTGTATAACGCAATACTTCGAGATTACCCTCGTTGGTTTGAGTCAAGGTTACAAGCTGAAAATCGGAACCCAATCTCTTTATTACTTGCGACTTGGTCATCCCCAATTCCAACTGCTGTACACCTGTTTGTACAGTAGCACACGATGCTAAAATAAGCGAAAACAAAGCAGCGAAGAGCGTTCTTTGAAGGAGCTTAATCTTTTTCATAATGTTTAATTTTATATTTAGCTTTATAGTTAAGACCAGCAAAAGTAGTATAAGTTTAATCGCAATATGAATAAAAAGTCGAGAATAATAATAAAACTTCCGCCGTTCTTCACCGTTCTTTCGGATTTGCAATCCGAAAGTCATTCTTATCAGGATTTTAAATCCTTATAGTAAGCCTTAGGGGTTGCAAACCCCTAAGGACGAAGAGGGTAAAAGAAAGCATATCAAGTAAAAAAACAATTAAACAAAAACATAAAATGAACGAATACATACAAATTCCACTTATCACCGAGAGCCTCTTTAAGCAGCACTCTCCCGTGACAGCAAACACCGACATCACCGAGTTTGTACCTTACATCTGCATTGCGCAAGAGCTACATATAGAACCTGTACTGGGCGAAGCATTGATGACCGAGCTCAAGACACAGATAACCGAAAACAGCCTTACGGCGCACAACAGCGACCTTGTGGTGCGCCTTGCCCCCGCCTTGTCGTTCTATGCCGTCTATCAGGCATTGCCTTTCCATTGGGCTACCATCGTCAACAAAGGTATCACCATCCGTGAGAGTGAGAACAGCAAAGCCGTAGATATCAAAGACCTTGCACAACTTCGCCAGTGGATAAAGAACGATGGCGATGTGTTAAAAAATCAACTGATGAACTTTCTCTCCAAGTGTAGTGCCCACTATCCGTTGTGGCGTCCGCAAGATGGGTGCTGCGACAAGGTGATGGGCGAAGGCTCAGGTAGGAAATCGTTCGACAGCGGCTTCTACTTCAAAGGCAAGAGGAAAGGCTGCTGAGGAAAGAAATCCCCTAAACTCATTCAAGTTTAGGGGATTTTGTTTTATTTTGTCCTCCGTCCTTCGGGGTTTGCAACCACGAAACTTTACTATAAGGATTTAAAATCCTGATAAGAATGACTTTCGGACTTACAATCCCAAAGGACGTTATATCTGAAAAAGCTTGAGAGAAGTCTCAGGCTTTTTTTTATGATTCCTCTTCAAATTTATCTTTATATATACTAATAATTAAAATATTATGGCAGATAAAAGAACGTATGAAATCGAAGTTAAAAGTGATGTTGATCCTGTAAAAAAGCTTCTAACAGCTGTAAAGTCGGTAGATATAAGTAACAAAGACTTGAAAGAGACATTGAAGGATGTAATAAAAATAGAACAGGAAGCAGTAAAGATCGGCAATGAAAAATCGGAGAAAGATGAACAAATTGCGAAGCGACGAGCCAAAAACTCTGAAAAAGTGACTGAGTTATATCGTGCTATATCCACTCAAGAGCATAGTCATATAGAGAATGCAGCAAAGATGCTTGAGCAGTCGCATCAGGTAGCGGCTAAAGTTTCAGAAATAAGCGACCTGAATCAAGAATCGTACAAATTATTGATGAAAAATAATCAGGAAAAGGCAAAAGCTATTCAAGAAGAGATAGATGGTCTGACAAAGAATGCCAAATCGGTAGTAGCTGTTACCGAAGCCTATAAAAAAAAGAAAGAGATTATAGAAGAACAAGCCATTATAGCTCAAGCTGAGGCAGAGGCCTCATACAATGTACAAATAGAGAAGGCAAAACTGGCGGGCAAAAACGTTGTGGCACTCGAAGAAGCAAAGGCAGAGCAAGTAAAACGTATTAATGAAGAACTAGGCAAAGACCTGAAAAAGAATTCGGAAGAGTATTCTGCTTCTTTTAAGGGTGTATATAATAAGCTGGTAAGTAGTCTTAGCGAGAATGCAGAAATCTTCAAAGACACGACTTCTAAGAGTACAAAGGAGCTGATGAAATCAACGGCAACCGAAGCTGCCGAAATGCTGGGTATAAGCGATGAGACAACACAAGCTATCATAAAGGCGGCAATAGAGGCACAAGAAAAGGCGAAAGAAGCTACAGCAGGGGTGAAAAGTACCGAAGAGACAGCCAAAACTGCTACCGCAGAAGTAAAAAAGACCGGTGAGGAAGCAGCCAAGACCGCTGAGGCTACAAAAAAGATAGTGGACATAGATGCTACCAGAAAAAATATAGAAAAGATAAAGCTGTCGTTGGAAGAATACCGATCGATGTTGAAAGATGCAAGTGAAAAAAGAATAAAAGGATATGACGAAGAGCTGGAGGCTGCCGGAGACAACGCCGAAAAGCGGAAAGAGATAGAAACCCGCAAAGCGCAGTATATGGAAGAGTTTACGCAAGAACTGTTGATCCTGAACCAGACAAAGAATCAACTGGAAAAGAAAGAGCAAGATCTGGGGATATTGCAATGGAAACAATATGCTCAGAAAGCAGAAGAGATAGCAGGTAGCATAAAGGGAATTACAGACCAGATATCAGGTGCATTAGGATCTGCATTTACTGCTGTAAGTAAAGCTTACGATGCGGAGATAGCTTCATGGGATGAAAAAATAAAACATCTGAAAAATAAAAATGCAGAAGTCTCAAAAGAAATTGAGAATCAAGGGAAGAAAGTAGCGGCGTTAGAAGCTGCACAAAAAAACGCATCTGCTGCCGGCTTAGAGAAAAGAGCGGAGGAATTAGCGACAAGTTTAAAAGCAGAAAAGGAAATATATCAAGAACAATTAAAAAACAAAGAAGAACTCGAAAAAAAAGAAAGGGAATACGAAAGGCGAAAAGCAAAAGAGCAAGCAAAAAAAGAAAAAATAGAGAAACTAAATCGCAAAGCCTCGCTAATAAAAAATATTGGAGAAGCGACAGTCAATGTCGCCCAAGGGATAACCAAGACTTTAGGGGCTTATCCATGGCCGTTAAATCTCGCACTTGCTACTATTGTTGGTGCTGCAGGTGCTGTTCAGATAGGGATTATGACCAAGCAACTGGCCAAATTCCAAGACGGTGGTCTTCTCCACGGCAAACGCCACTCACAAGGAGGTATGCGTATCGAGGGTACAAATATGGAAGTAGAGGGCGGCGAGTTTGTTGTCAACCGAGTGTCGACCGATAAAAATCTGGGACTCGTAAAATATATCAATGAGCAACGGCGCGAACTGAAGCCAAAAGACTTCGATGCCTTTTTCGCACGTTCGTCTCAGGGCTTGGAACCGTCCTTCAAGCGTATGTTTGCTCAAGGGGGGCAGTTGCCAACCATCGAACCCGCAACCAATGTTGACAACGACAGCCTGATAAAAGCAATTCAAGCTATAAAAATAGAGCCTAAAGTTGCCGTCACCGATATTCATCGTGCGCAAGACAATATGGTAAGTGTAAGTGGCTGGTCGGGGGTATAATGGATGAATAGGAATGGATTTCGTCCCTTTGCAAAAAAGCGTGGCTCATGAGTCACGCTTTTATTATATGCAATCATTTCAATTTACTTTTTTCGCCACAAAAGGGGATTTGCAATCACCTGCCTATCGGTTGTAAACTTTCGTTCTTCGGTGTTTGCAACCCCGAAGCTCATACTATCAGGATTTTAAATCCTGATAAGAATAACTTTCGGATTGCAATTAGCAATCAACAGAGTGTAGCGTAGTTAAATCCGAAAGGACATTCGCTTGCAACCTTCATATTGCATATTATTTACTGACGTATATGAGAACTGTATTTAGTTTCTTTTTTTCATCATACTGTTTTGTTATTCCGACAAAACCCTCCGGTGGTCTGCTCCATGCGAAATCTATTTTTCCTTTTTTGCGTAGTTCGGTTTCTTTATTTGGCTGTATGCCATAGTCGTTTTCGAGTATAGATACCAACTCATTGAATTCTATAGGATTCTTATTATTCTTATCAAACTCTTTGATATATGAGATTAGCCGAAGCCCACTCTCATTAAATGTTAAAAAACAAGTATTGAATACATATCCGGCCAATTCCATATTCGTAACTTTTATCACGTTTTCCAATAGGGGGATGATTTGTATGTCTTCTGTCTTGATATCGATTAATATTTCGTATGCTTGTTCGATAGGCATACCCAGATAGAATTCACCTAGCCCGGTTATCGGTACGTCTGTTTTTACCGATTGTGCAAAAGATGTAGTGGCGGATAGTAATAAAATAAGAAGGATAATTGGTGTCTTCATAGCTTTTATATTATTTGGTGCATAATAATAGGCTGCTTTTCCCTCTTCGACTCAGGGAGATTTGCAATCTATTTATTGTCAAGGTAGTACTTTATTAAGCTGGAAGCAATTGGTGTTACAGCTTCCAGATTAATAAGAGAATCGTTAAATAGCTCTGTATGGGTATTGCCCCGAGCATCTTTTTGTTTATCCATATATGAGATTAATTCGGTTATTGTAAAAGTTTTATCTTTATTTTTGAGACCTTCCTTGTCGATTTGCTCCATATAATTTAATGTGTTGTCGTATATTTCAAAAAGACCTAAAAGCTGGTCATACCAGTCATACACTTCTTTTATATAGCAAGTATCGTTATTACGGGCAATGTATGTTGTAAAATCTCTATTTGGGAATGCCTTTTTTACTTTTTTCAACATTGCTTCGTCTCTCAGAAAGCTGAGCAGATCATTGATAGTTCTTGCATTTTTTAAATAATCCAGATTGTCAAATAAAAGTTGCTCCAAATATTGAGCACTCTCTTTATATTTCATATCGGTTTTTATTACATCAAACCTTTCTTTGTATTTTTTAGTTAGTCTTGTTTCATAATTGTCACGTCCTTTGAGTGTTTTGTATTCTTTTCCGTCGATAGTATAGTATAATCCTTTTTTTACGCCTCTGATCTCATCAGCAACTATTCTTAACGCTTCCGATTTATCGATAGGGGCTTTCTCGTTTTGTAATTTTTGCGATGTTTCTCTCAAAACTTTGCCTAAGTCTCCAATTTTATTGTTGTTTTCTACATATCTATCCAAATCTATTCTCGGTCGTTTGATCGATCTTCCTTTATGCAGGTTTATGATATCGGTATGATATGTTGAAATCATATTGTATTGATCAACAATCAGATCGAAGAGCTCTCTAAATTCTTTCCTGTAGAATGTTTCTCCATTGCAGGCGATAGTAGGTTCCAGTTTTATATGGTTTTTTATCTCTTTGTATTCGCCCGAATCGATCGTTTTTTTTGCATATACATTGGCTATTCTAATATCTGAAATTGCACTCTTATAGAGTTCAAACATTTCGGAAAAAGTATCAAAATAGTCGGAAGTGCAGCGACCGTTTACTTTCATATATTTGATATCTTCGGAGAGTGTTTTCCACAATATTATTTCCTGTGCATCGCGATGTGTTTCCGATACCCATTCGCTGCCGTCTAGGGCATAGTAAACTGCTTGTTGGGCGAATGATGTTACTGTCATCAGCAAAAAGGCTGATGATAAAATGATTTTTTTCATATTATAGGATTTAAAGATTTGCGATGTATGCAACCGACAATTTAGGTACGTTATTATTCGTTTCTATTTTCAGTAAGATTATGTTGTTCTTGGCGTCGTACCATATTGTCGATCCATCTTTTACAGAGGTGTCACCATACCTTATTTGCATTATGCGAAGTAGATGGTTGAAATCTTTTTCGGCATCGTCCCAATAGGTATATTCCTTTTCGAAACTCCCAAACCAGAGTAACTTATCGAAGCTAAGTATAGTTCTGTCAAACACGACTCCGTCTAACTCTATGTTCTCTACTTCGATATCTGTGTCTAACTTAATAGTTTTAGTATTACGTGTTTTGTGTTTTTTGATAGCATTTTGCCCTTGTTTCTTTGTCATACCAAATTTGAAATGTCCGAAACCTTCGATTGGGGGTGTTGAATTTTGAGCAAACGTTGCTAAGCTAAGCACAAAAAATGCTACGATGGTAATTTTTCTCATGATTATTGTGTGTTTGTATTTGTCCTTATCAGTAAAGATAACCTTTTTTATCCAAAAACAGCTACAATTCCCATTAATAGTGGGAATAGAAAGGTTTTTCTCTTATCCTTTACGAGAGGATTTTAAATCCTGATAAGAATAACTTTCGGATTGCAAATCCGAAAGACGAAGCAAAAGCCTTGGTCACAGGGGATTTGTAATCCCCTGTTTCTGTCTCCTTTCGGATTTCAAATCCGAAGGAACGTTGTGAATAGCCTTCATTAGGACACGAATAGTATAATATTCTAGAATTATTCAATCTCTAATATGTAATTCTCATTAGCTTCATTGTCAAAGACAATTTTTGTGGGGAAAGACTTCGCTAAATCATTTGTAGGGAACCAATTTCTCTGATTGTTTACTAATACCAACAAGCCATAATCATCTCCCAAAGCCGTAAAACTATCGGTACCTGCTTGCTTGGTAAATTCTTTTATACCGTATTTATTCGTTAGAAAGTCAGCTGTTTGACTTGCCGACTCAGATACTATACCAATTTCACTGGCATAAAGTATGGAGGAGCTATCAAACGGCTTTTTCGTTTCGTTATTCACATCAAATCTACAAATCAACTCGAGTAAATTTAGATTGTTATCATAGAAGTAGAATGATTTTGCATTCCACAAGTCGAATTTTGAAACGAAATTATTTTCATCTATCACCGGTATTGGTTGAGTTCGTGCTTTCATCCACTCAAACGCCTCTTCGAATTTATTGTTAGGAATATCAAATGCAAAATGATAAACAGGTTTGATATTTGTTTTGGTTTGGATAAAAATGATTTTAGTACTTCCCACATTGAAAGATACAGTATTTGGACTTTTATCCTCTG from Dysgonomonas mossii encodes:
- a CDS encoding phage portal protein gives rise to the protein MRKEEKTYTVIKLSDTVRTYPTFTKNHKGWINYDRDNLLPQRIIELNNESAINQAVIENKVTYICGSGIDGTEYYGQPNPNDSWDDLIEKVAKDYVTFGGYCFQIILNENGKSMSLYHTDFSKVRIGEVNDFGINLSFYLSNDWRRTAGKYAPVAIKAYGSEEMQKGVPYLYYYKDYAPSLDHYPVPQYYSALNYIEADGLLGKFYRNSIHNGFVPSTIITMPSNPSEDQKDQFQTDIERSYAGTNGANSIVVLWGESQEVKPVVTSYTASNNADLYNNVDEIIFQKIISAHRLTSPTLAGLSGSGNLSGNANEIINSFVLYNQTVIHQLRRRILDTLSIFTINNGYKKLELRDLDIVGQISDRAI
- a CDS encoding VOC family protein, which encodes MKIKELHLLSDNIIETELFYNNVLNVKTEDKSPNTVSFNVGSTKIIFIQTKTNIKPVYHFAFDIPNNKFEEAFEWMKARTQPIPVIDENNFVSKFDLWNAKSFYFYDNNLNLLELICRFDVNNETKKPFDSSSILYASEIGIVSESASQTADFLTNKYGIKEFTKQAGTDSFTALGDDYGLLVLVNNQRNWFPTNDLAKSFPTKIVFDNEANENYILEIE
- a CDS encoding DUF6712 family protein, with protein sequence MNEYIQIPLITESLFKQHSPVTANTDITEFVPYICIAQELHIEPVLGEALMTELKTQITENSLTAHNSDLVVRLAPALSFYAVYQALPFHWATIVNKGITIRESENSKAVDIKDLAQLRQWIKNDGDVLKNQLMNFLSKCSAHYPLWRPQDGCCDKVMGEGSGRKSFDSGFYFKGKRKGC